From Demequina lutea, a single genomic window includes:
- the xseA gene encoding exodeoxyribonuclease VII large subunit yields the protein MTHSLNERDGAVLPNSALPNPALPAARASLPATAAETSAERPWPVRHLSPKIGEYVARISPVWVEGQVLNVKRWKHLVFLTLRDTDENMSLKATIPWAQAEAMGIPLDDGARVVLHAQPQWWTRSGDLQMVADEARAVGLGDLLARIEALKNALGAEGLFAPDRKVPLPVIPRRIGLVVATQGDAEHDVVTNALLRWPAARFEIRRVTVQGPRAVPEVVKAMRELDAIEDVDVIVVARGGGSLEDLLAFSDESLVRAAAAIVTPLVSAIGHELDSPLLDLVADYRASTPTDAGKHVVPDAALERDRLAGARALMLGALSSRLGRERERITDLRSRPVLAQPVRMLAPHRDVVSLARSGLRAAVSGAIARARSDTSTSVAALNALSPQSTLERGYAVVRTEKGDIVRAHNDVAVGGHLSIRLARGNLDADVTAVSAPS from the coding sequence GTGACCCACTCTCTCAACGAGCGCGACGGCGCTGTGCTTCCCAACAGCGCGCTTCCCAACCCGGCGCTGCCTGCAGCGAGAGCGTCCCTCCCCGCGACCGCCGCCGAGACATCGGCCGAGCGACCGTGGCCAGTGCGCCACCTGAGCCCCAAGATCGGTGAGTACGTCGCGCGCATAAGCCCCGTATGGGTCGAGGGTCAGGTACTCAACGTCAAGAGATGGAAGCACTTGGTGTTCCTGACCTTGCGCGACACCGACGAGAACATGTCGCTCAAGGCGACGATTCCTTGGGCACAGGCCGAGGCGATGGGGATACCGCTCGACGACGGTGCGCGAGTCGTGCTCCACGCTCAGCCCCAGTGGTGGACCAGGAGCGGCGACCTGCAGATGGTCGCCGACGAGGCGCGTGCCGTGGGCCTCGGCGACCTGTTGGCCCGCATCGAGGCCCTCAAGAACGCCCTCGGAGCGGAGGGACTCTTCGCCCCCGACCGCAAGGTTCCGCTCCCCGTCATCCCGCGCCGCATCGGCCTTGTCGTCGCGACCCAGGGCGACGCCGAGCACGACGTGGTGACCAACGCGCTCTTGAGGTGGCCCGCGGCGCGCTTCGAGATTCGCAGGGTCACTGTCCAGGGCCCGCGTGCGGTTCCCGAGGTCGTGAAGGCGATGCGCGAGCTCGACGCGATCGAGGACGTCGACGTGATCGTCGTCGCGAGAGGAGGCGGCTCCCTCGAGGATTTGCTCGCCTTCAGTGACGAGTCGCTCGTGCGCGCCGCAGCGGCGATTGTCACGCCCCTCGTCAGCGCGATTGGGCATGAATTGGACTCTCCCCTGCTCGACCTGGTCGCGGACTATCGCGCGTCGACCCCGACCGATGCCGGAAAACACGTGGTCCCCGACGCGGCGCTCGAGCGGGACAGGCTCGCCGGCGCGCGCGCCTTGATGCTCGGTGCGCTCAGCTCACGATTGGGCCGCGAGCGGGAGCGCATCACCGACCTGCGCTCGAGGCCCGTTCTCGCTCAACCCGTCCGGATGCTCGCCCCGCATAGGGACGTGGTCTCGCTCGCCCGTTCAGGGCTGAGAGCCGCAGTCTCGGGCGCCATCGCGCGAGCACGCTCCGACACTTCAACATCGGTCGCTGCGCTCAATGCCTTGAGCCCTCAATCGACGCTCGAACGCGGTTACGCCGTCGTGCGCACCGAAAAGGGTGACATCGTCCGCGCCCACAACGACGTCGCCGTGGGCGGGCACCTCTCGATCCGGTTGGCACGCGGCAACCTCGACGCGGACGTCACGGCCGTCTCCGCGCCCTCATAG